A segment of the Desulfofundulus kuznetsovii DSM 6115 genome:
GCGCGCGGCTGGAAAGGTGCGTCCAAGCCGGTAGGGTGTGGGGCAGGCAAATCCGTCCCACGGTAAGCCCGAGAGGTGATGGGGAGGGAAATGTAAGTACCGAAGTGGCTGAACCCAAACTGCCGAGAAAAACCTCTAACGAGGAATACCGGTGCCCGTACCGCAAACCGACACAGGTAGGCGAGGAGAGAATCCTCAGGCGCGCGAGAGAACCCTCGTTAAGGAACTCGGCAAACTGACCCCGTAACTTCGGGAGAAGGGGTGCCCCGGTAGCGTGAAGGTATGAACTGCTGGAGCGCGAGGGGGCCGCAGAGAAGAGGCCCAAGCGACTGTTTACCAAAAACACAGGTCCCTGCGAAATCGAAAGATGAAGTATAGGGGCTGACGCCTGCCCGGTGCTGGAAGGTTAAGGGGAAGGGTTATCCGAGAGGAGAAGCTCTGAACCGAAGCCCCAGTAAACGGCGGCCGTAACTATAACGGTCCTAAGGTAGCGAAATTCCTTGTCGGGTAAGTTCCGACCCGCACGAAAGGCGTAACGACTTGGGCGCTGTCTCAACGAGGGGCTCGGCGAACTTGTAGTACCCGTGAAGATGCGGGTTACCTGCGACGGGACAGAAAGACCCCGTGGAGCTTTACTGCAGCCTGACATTGGACTTCGGTATTGCATGTACAGGATAGGTGGGAGGCAGGGAAGCCGGGGCGCCAGCCTTGGTGGAGCCGACCTTGGGATACCACCCTTGTGGTATTGGAGTTCTAACAGGGTACCGTGGAGCCGGTACATGGACAGTGTCAGGTGGGCAGTTTGACTGGGGCGGTCGCCTCCTAAAAGGTAACGGAGGCGCCCAAAGGTTCCCTCAGCGCGGTTGGAAATCGCGCGTAAGAGTGCAAAGGCAGAAGGGAGCTTGACAGCGAGACTGACTGGTCGAGCTGGGACGAAAGTCGGGCTTAGTGATCCGGCGGTAGCGAGTGGAAGCGCCGTCGCTCAACGGATAAAAGCTACCCCGGGGATAACAGGCTTATCTCCCCCAAGAGTTCACATCGACGGGGAGGTTTGGCACCTCGATGTCGGCTCATCGCATCCTGGGGCTGGAGTAGGTCCCAAGGGTTGGGCTGTTCGCCCATTAAAGCGGTACGTGAGCTGGGTTCAGAACGTCGTGAGACAGTTCGGTCCCTATCCGTCGCAGGCGCAGGAAACTTGAGAGGAGCTGTCCCTAGTACGAGAGGACCGGGATGGACAGACCGCTGGCGTACCAGTTGTCCCGCCAGGGGCAGCGCTGGGTACCCAAGTCTGGTGGGGATAAGCGCTGAAAGCATCTAAGCGCGAAGCCCTCCTCAAGATAAGGTTTCCCATGGAGTCAATCCAGTAAGACCCCTGGAAGACTACCAGGTAGATAGGCCGGGCGTGTAAGCCGGGTAACCGGTTGAGCGGACCGGTACTAATAGGTCGAGGGCTTGACCAGAAAAGAAGTCGGAGGTCGGAAGTCAGAGGTCGGATTTAAGAAGGAAATCGCTTACGCGATTTCCGGGCAAAATTCGGCTGAAGAGACCCGGTTTCCGGCTGAAAAGGCGAACTAAACTCCGCTGTGAAGTTTTGAGGGAATAAAAAATTTCCGGTGGCCATGCCGGAGGGGGAACACCCGTTCCCATCCCGAACACGGAAGTTAAGCCCTCCAGGGCCGATGGTACTTGGGGGTCTACCCCTGGGAGAGTAGGTCGCTGCCGGAAAATTATTTAAAGTCCCTGGAATTGCATCCAGGGGCTTTAATTTTTGAGAAGCTAAGGGCTGGATTCATCCCTGTTCTTGGCCGTGCCATGGGACGAAGGAATGCGCAATTTTATAGTTATCCGGATATTCCTCCCGGGGGTTTTGTTTTTCCGCACCCCCGCTCCACTTGTCTTTAAAACAAAAGTCAGTTAAAATAATGGGGTATAAAAATGAAAAGTGGCGATTGGGGGAAGTGGAAGTGGCGGAGAAGGGAACCTGGACCGTAAAAAAAGGCCTGGCGGAAATGCTTAAAGGCGGCGTGATTATGGACGTTACCACACCGGAACAGGCCAAGATCGCCGAAGAAGCCGGTGCCTGTGCCGTAATGGCCCTGGAGCGGGTGCCTGCCGATATCCGGGCAGCCGGCGGTGTGGCCCGCATGGCCGACCCGACTGTGATTTTGCGCATCATGGATGCCGTAACCATTCCGGTAATGGCCAAGGTTCGCATTGGTCATTTTGTGGAGGCGCAAATTTTAGAGCAACTGGGTGTGGATTACATAGATGAAAGTGAAGTGCTTACCCCGGCGGACGAACAGCATCACATTGACAAGCATAAGTTCAAGGTGCCCTTTGTCTGTGGCGCCCGCAACCTGGGTGAAGCCCTGCGGCGCATTGCTGAAGGCGCGGCGATGATCCGGACCAAAGGGGAACCGGGCACCGGCAACGTGGTGGAAGCCGTGCGCCACATGCGCATGATGATGGCCGAAA
Coding sequences within it:
- the pdxS gene encoding pyridoxal 5'-phosphate synthase lyase subunit PdxS; amino-acid sequence: MAEKGTWTVKKGLAEMLKGGVIMDVTTPEQAKIAEEAGACAVMALERVPADIRAAGGVARMADPTVILRIMDAVTIPVMAKVRIGHFVEAQILEQLGVDYIDESEVLTPADEQHHIDKHKFKVPFVCGARNLGEALRRIAEGAAMIRTKGEPGTGNVVEAVRHMRMMMAEIRRVQNMPREELMALAKEMGAPYELLLQVAEQGRLPVVNFAAGGIATPADAALMMQLGADGIFVGSGIFKSKNPSARARAIVAATTHYNDPQVLAEVSKDLGEAMPGLEIATIAPEQRMQDRGW